The following are encoded together in the Heterodontus francisci isolate sHetFra1 chromosome 41, sHetFra1.hap1, whole genome shotgun sequence genome:
- the LOC137353256 gene encoding beta-1,4-mannosyl-glycoprotein 4-beta-N-acetylglucosaminyltransferase-like: MKMRRHRVVLVLCMAGLCLISFMHFLKALSYITFSRELSSFSPSLRSIFVDSQFFWKQSAVEDLNAVIKLQIAAKAQNGGRPQLHRALFELKDDETKYFIQTKAGAICFKQGTKLAASVEGAMVWGRHAMDKQLTQKVMSRRLNGKPRRRWVGCPCLPGWHGPYCGVPTMVQYSNLPTKERLSPRAVPRRVINAVNINHEFDLLDVRFHELGDVVDVFIICESNFTAFGEPKPLKFAEMLLNGSYSYMSHKILYVFLDHFPSGGRQDGWIADDYLRTFLTQNGMSRIIDLRDDDIFFINDADEIPAHDGVLFLKLFDGWTEPFAFHLRKSLYGFFWKQPGSLEVVSGCTVAMLFMVYNGDGIKLRRREYYLMPNFRQYENSTGHILVPWAVGSPLHFAGWHCSWCFKPEGIRYKLLSAQNGDFPRWGNYEEKRELSYIQQLIQTGGWFDGTEQDYPLADPKEHMYAPKHLLQNFAKYRYILENPYRKESWGQVAEKAAEMYNQTGKIT; this comes from the coding sequence ATGAAGATGCGGCGTCACCGTGTGGTTCTGGTTCTGTGTATGGCAGGACTCTGTCTCATCTCCTTCATGCACTTCCTAAAAGCCCTATCCTACATCACGTTTTCCCGTGAGCTCTCTTCCTTCAGCCCTTCCCTCAGGTCTATCTTTGTCGACTCTCAGTTCTTTTGGAAGCAGAGTGCAGTGGAGGATCTAAATGCTGTCATCAAGCTTCAGATCGCAGCCAAGGCCCAGAACGGAGGCCGGCCACAGTTACACCGAGCCCTGTTTGAGTTAAAGGATGATGAGACAAAGTACTTCATCCAAACCAAGGCTGGAGCCATCTGTTTCAAGCAGGGAACCaagttggcagcatctgtggagggagcgaTGGTCTGGGGCCGTCATGCAATGGACAAGCAGCTAACACAGAAGGTGATGAGCCGGAGGTTAAACGGAAAGCCAAGGCGGCGGTGGGTTGGGTGCCCTTGCCTGCCAGGCTGGCATGGCCCCTACTGTGGTGTTCCCACCATGGTCCAGTATTCTAATCTACCAACGAAAGAGCGGCTGAGCCCACGGGCAGTGCCTCGCAGAGTCATCAACGCCGTTAACATCAACCACGAGTTTGATTTGTTGGACGTCCGGTTTCATGAGCTGGGCGATGTGGTCGATGTTTTCATCATCTGTGAGTCCAACTTCACCGCCTTTGGGGAGCCCAAACCCCTGAAATTCGCCGAGATGCTGCTGAACGGAAGCTACAGTTACATGAGTCACAAGATCCTGTATGTTTTCCTGGACCATTTCCCAAGCGGAGGGAGGCAGGATGGTTGGATAGCTGACGACTACCTGCGGACCTTCCTGACCCAGAACGGGATGAGTCGAATCATCGATCTGCGGGACGATGACATCTTTTTCATCAACGATGCCGATGAGATCCCAGCTCACGATGGCGTGCTCTTCCTCAAACTCTTTGACGGTTGGACCGAGCCATTTGCGTTCCATCTGCGCAAGTCGCTCTATGGCTTTTTCTGGAAGCAGCCAGGGAGCCTGGAGGTGGTGTCAGGCTGCACTGTGGCTATGCTCTTCATGGTGTACAATGGTGATGGTATCAAGCTGCGGCGGAGGGAATACTACCTGATGCCAAACTTCCGGCAGTACGAGAACAGCACGGGGCATATCCTAGTGCCCTGGGCGGTGGGAAGTCCACTTCACTTCGCCGGCTGGCACTGCTCCTGGTGTTTCAAGCCAGAGGGCATCCGCTATAAGCTACTGTCTGCACAGAATGGGGACTTTCCCCGCTGGGGGAACTATGAGGAGAAAAGGGAGTTGAGCTACATTCAGCAGTTGATCCAGACTGGGGGATGGTTTGATGGCACTGAGCAAGACTACCCCCTTGCAGACCCCAAAGAGCACATGTACGCTCCCAAACATCTGCTTCAAAACTTTGCAAAGTATCGATACATTCTGGAGAACCCCTACCGGAAGGAGAGCTGGGGCCAGGTGGCTGAAAAGGCTGCTGAGATGTACAATCAGACTGGGAAGATTACATAG